The following DNA comes from Palaemon carinicauda isolate YSFRI2023 chromosome 22, ASM3689809v2, whole genome shotgun sequence.
ggcaatattgccggatctacacaccttgaagaaactctgtttcagtaacggcacgaccacaagcggcaggagaatcatttattctccagcttagaagGTGcctaaggggacggcagctcatgccgttcctctcaacaagggagaaacagagttccaatgccggcgccatccttggccacaagagtatacaactctatagcctagggtcggtgagcataggactagtctactagaccacagggagaaggtggcggtaacattcgaccacttcaggtgtagtctagggagggctagcctcctatgccggtagttccgacggcaagggaatgcaatcaccccgccgaccgactgccgacaaagactaaatactctgaggttctgatcgaatcccaaaatttgccgacggccgttaagggacgagacagaaaactctaggctagtcatgcctgaattcaaaattcaaggccaacgcagagagttgtagcctaaggctactctcagagggaagagagattacccataaatctctagtgagactgatgatgattaatataattccaggagatatcgatctccaggaatgataaccaatacacaatggtaaccggggaaatgacgaaagtatatgttgtctaggttatgttacccagacatgacgagatttcggttacctaaatcaccaaaactctgacatatacgatcgccacggaaagggaaaaatatgcttatagatatctttacaatatataatgcctaaatagctttcataacaatgaataagctatttacaccggaatgtcgttctgctaactaaatagcacatgtacaaagaacgacagcgccatggcaacaccggcgatcggcgaagatccgcacacaagaaatacagtacacaatttcattgcgaggctggaactaaattacatattgtaaagaatcaatactcaactttctagatggagaaagaagccgtagaagcgtaaagattcccagaaatcgatcggaaatgtcagatcgacagggaacaccaccgtagcgagttgctacagataaaggaatgaccgccagagggagttggcgcggttttgatacgatagtagtaggggaaccagggtaatctttgttgcggttacccttctattctgccacgttttccccctagagcctagaggcgtaaaggctattcggggtgcagattgccatgtggcgtgtcaagaatacgtcccctgatgatatacgatacccttgagagtaatcttaaaggtactcgcgccagaagttagaactctgtgaaacctttggtttgattctctgggaatatcactgtagtcatatatacccttcggaagctactaaaggaaccttccattaggacgtcatggcttgagcccaaaaaattaaatttttgaatcATCCCTTAGCCCAAAATTAACTTTTAAAATCTTTCCATTTATATGCTGTATTAATCAAAGAAAAGTTTTAATGATATAGAATTTGTGATCTTTTATTAGATAAGAATTGACTTTGAAGATTTGCCAAAGCTGAGGTCTGTTTGGAAAGCTGTTTGACCTTTTATGACTGATCCAACCATATTACATAAGAATTGGATGTCCGGTAAGTAGTAGCAGGTATATTAGATGAGTCCGAAACCATGTGACCCATATCTTTGTCCACTTAAAGGGAGGCACAAAATGGAAGTTTGTGAGGAAGGATTAGATTCTTTATTGCATTTAGGATGTTCCACAAAATGATCAATGCTAATTAAATTATCACAGATACTTTGCTTGAAAAAGGCAGCCTATGATCTAAATTGGTATCGATGCCTGTACTGTATTAGGAAAGCAAGAAAAAAGTGTAAGATTTTTAATAATGTGTGTATTGAAATCAAGAAAGCTTGAATAAAACTGAAAATCTGTTTCATAAAAGAACCAAATTGTGATCTAAGCCCATCAATATCTATCCTGACATTTACTTCTCACCTGTTGTTTGAACACTACTGCTATCAGCAGAACTTACTTGACAAAGGAGTAGCTCATGCCCTAAATATCCACCTGATTTAGTCAATTTTTTTCTTGTATGCTTTACATCCCTACCATCAagaatgattgattaattgattgattaggagttatctggcatcctgacatcaaaggtcattgatgcaaACCCCTATCAAGAGTTCTTTTACACTAATGTAACAATTTGATAATTTCTAAGAACAATCAGAACATTCCAATCATCTAATGATAATAGCACATTGTTGACCACAACAATGACAAAAATGGGAAAGTGGATCATTCTCTAAAAATATAGTCCACTTCACTTGGAACACAAAGACACACCTTGTTAGTCTTACTATAATAGTTACTAACAAAGGAACACTCAAATTagaaacacacaaaaataaaataattggtggGAGACATGTGAAGTTCACGCAGTTGGTGACCAGGGTAGAATGATGGATTTAGGGAAAGAATGCTAGAAAGTCTTATCTTCCTCAAAATGGAGGGTTTCCATACACCAGCTAGGTGCCAGGGGGTTAAGGGACATAAGGTGAAAATTAGAAACTTTTTATTTAACAAGACAAAGTTCTCAACGATGCATTGTGGGATCCGCACAGGGACTTGCAAGTAGGATTCAATGAAACAAAGGAAGTTTCAGTTTAAAGAAAATTTCTATGAACTAATTGTTTGGGAATACTTTGTCATTAATCTCTTACGTTACTATTTCAGCAATATTATCTTCCAATCAATATTTAGAGAACTGGTTTTGCAGCTAAATTCAATGAGATGTCACAAAGAGATTTTTTTTGCATAATTGCTGGGATAAATAAGCATAGCACTCAGGGAACCATAAAAATCTATAATGGCCAGTGAAATGAATAAAGCAGTGTAACCTCATGCCTGCTTAACTAAAGAAATTCCAATACTGAAACATTTTGGCAGTCCGTACCAGTAGTTCAACTATTACAATAAAATTTAGAAGTCTAAGGAAAAAACAAGGAATAAATCGAGTTTGAAAGtcgcaaggaaaaatagaattaagAATGAGCATGAAAACAGATAAGATGAAGCAGGGTGAAACTAAAAATCTTACCCAGTGTGAATGATGGCATAGACTTTCTTGGACCTCTCGTAAAATTCAAATCGCTCCACCATCTCAAATTTGGCTGATAGTTGATGATGCTTGTCAACAATCTCACGATACTTACTCCAAATTGGAACAGGAAAATTCTTAATCTTGTCAAGCTCTGTTCTGTCCATTAGCTGTACCTGTAAGTTAAAAGAATCTATCTACCATGTTTGAAGACAAATAATAATCTGTGCTGATTCAGTATCATTACCATTGAAGAGTGAAGACACAAAATGCCTCAATAGTAAGAATTAGATGCAATTTCTCAACCTTACGGTTTATTGTATTCATAAGGCTAGATAGTTAAATTCTTTTTATGCCAATCATTTCTATCAAAATGTGACTTGcgtttaaagaaaatatttggcTTTAATATTAAATTGTGCATAAACCAAAAATATGCTTCTATGTACTGTACATGTGTTAGTTTACAAACAAACATTTCATACCCAAAAAATCAAAGAAGGAACAGTTTTTAAGTCATGATGGCAGAAAGTACCAAAACTACTATGCATCCATTACTCATCATTTTAGTACTACCCTTTCATCACCTTTGCATATTCTTCTTGTATCTTATTTTTAAGTAGTGGATTTGCTTTATCTCTGCCTTAATAAATAAAGAGATATACCATATAACTACTTCAATCGTTTGCTTTTTATCTTTGATTGACCTCCATTCTAAACAATGACAAGGTCAGAGGAAATGTTGTGGATTGGAAACCATATCTGCAATTGTAATTTAATCTATTTCCAATAGTTCACATATATAGAATTCcttatagtctttattttgatttcTGCCATTCTGACTTTAAGTGCATGCACAATTAAGTCTTTCATGTCATCCCTCTCGCTACATCTTATAGTTTCCCATTTCTATCATATTTAGATCAGAACATATTGAAATAATGGAGGAGGAAATACAATCTGACCTTTTGAAAATAGCTTTATTGAAATATCTGTAATTTACATTCTCCTAGGAAACAAATGCTTTAGCAAAtctaaaattatttcaatattcaatACTACCCCTTTATTTATACAGTTACTGTAGTCTTGCTAAACTTTCAATTACCAGCTATTTTCCTCTAAAAAATAATTAACAAGATACCCTTAATAAGACTAAATAAATGGAGACTccctttttatttccatttcacatGATAAAAGCACTTTAGGAACAAGAGGAAACTCACTACTGCCCTTATCTCTGAAGCTTCTAACAGTACATTTTAATGCCTTCATATACCTAGCTGTGGCTTAGGACTTTACTATCAATTGATGCCAACTCACTGATACCCCCTTATCAAACATCAATATacatttatcatcatctcctcctacgcctattgacgcaaagggcctccgttagatttcgccagtcgtctctatcttgagcttttaattaagtactttgccattcatcatatcctacttcgcgcttcatagtcctcagccatgtaggcctgggtcttccagctcttctagtgccttgtgacaggaaaagtgtttttttcctttttcaagagTTTGTTCCCAGCTTTATTTTGTTTTACACATCTACTCTTGAGAGTAGCTGAACAAATACCAGAAGGAGAGGACAAAACATCATGAAAAAGgtatatatttaaagaataggcaaGAGTGGAAAGGTCTAAAACTCATGTCTAGCCTGATTGAGGAAAAGCTTAAATAACACACGATGATaatgatttactatatatataacgATGGATCCAAAAAGATATCAGTCTCTCCTTCAGCTTTGGTACCACTCAAGGAACTCCCCAATGAGCATTCGATAGTCTGTGAACCATTGCTTTTAATGATGTCCAGTAGATCATGCAAACCATGCTATAACAATGATAAGCAGTACTAGATGGTACCTCGGTGACACACAAGAATAAACCACCATCATACAGTATTTAATGGCATCAGTGAAAAAACTATGCCTAACAAAGCAATTACCAAAAGTCTCTCCAATCTTCGAGGTAATGAACATAACCCAAGCAGCAGCTGCAAAAAAAGTTGTCAGAAATTGTACTACTAAGGAATAAAGGTTGACTAATGTGGCCTGTATTTTCCTCAAAGTCTATCTTTGGTGGAAAATTTTTTGCACTATGTCATGAGATAGTTTAATTTCTTGAAATGCCGGATGCAAGGAGTATCCTTAGGTAATAAATCTTTATTCAGATTGGCACTGACCAAACAAGTAGGATTATTTGGGTGTTAATTACCCAACACTTTTTATATATAGTAAACCTTTGGCATAGGAATACGCTAATCCTACCATACTTTAACAGGAGGAAGGGACCCATTTggagtattagtatatatatatatatatatatatatatatatatatatatatatatatatatatatatatatatatatatatatttgtgtatatatatatatatatatatatatatatatatatatatatatttgtgtatatatatatatatatatatatatatatatatatatatatatatatatattttatccagCTGTACCCCCAAAAAAATAATTAAGGCAGCCAAAACCTTCTTAAAAGTCAGTATAAAGTTTGGAAAATTCTCCTATTGCAACAAATAAAACTGACTAAATTTTATGAATagtttggtaaaaaaaattttGGTTTGTTGATGAATAAATCATAACCATCACTATCATCAATCTGTATACATCGGACTTTTCATTTACATACAGTGTTAGATGTAAAATGAGTTTTCTCCATTGTCTTCCATCTTACTTCCTGTCTTCTTTCTTAAATAGCGTAAGTTTAACCCGAGCTCCATCCCACACTAGTCAAGGATTTAAACTAAGTACCTTTTTAGTTAATATATAtgccattgtatttttttttttttgtcctgctaTACCCATACAGAATATTTTGATTATAGCACTAGGGCTTCATCTAAACATTCAAGATCTAATATCTATTTACCATTAATAGAAAACTTTCTATGCAACTACATAGGTAATGCGATCTTCCTAGCTTGCTCTGAATCAAATGAAATGCCCTCCATCGTTTTCTGACCAAAATATAACTTTTGATATCTAAAAATCTGTGCTCAAATATTAAAATCGTAATGCAGACAATGCACATAGGAGCTATTTCATGTGCCATACACATTATTATGAATTTAATCTACTATAATGCCTATATTttgcttttcataaaatattgcaaATAATTAAAAACTATATATCTTACAATCAAACCTAAACGAGTACAGTATTTAACATTCAATATAAACTTGACAAAAACAGGCctaaatatattgaaaaacaaaGTAATAACTAAAAATAATCAATATGCCCTCCCCATTTAAATAATAGCTCAAAATGCAATCAGTGATAAGTAGGGGTCCTCTGGATGTGGTGTTACACACcataaaaataaagatacataCCATGCAATATATGGTTATGATCATAATTATAAGAAATTTGAATCTCTGAAAGACATTGGGATACAGGCTGCCCATAAACTTCCAATAAAACAGAATATTTCTGTCAATTATGTTTGCAGTAGAATCTAGCTTATTTTTTATACTATTTGATTCCTTGGCGTTAAAAATGGTGATTATCCGTCACAATCATATTTTTATGTTTAGGAATTACGATATTGACGAAAATCTTTTTCTAAGGCAACTATTTTGTTAAAGACAAGATGGCTGCCATTATATAGATAAGGCAAATGGAAACATTGTCTTCTTTCTGATTgctaataaaatataatttcctaAGATGTACAGTTTTGATACTCTCCACTAAAATCTGGCGAAACTACATAGTGAACTGGAATATAAGGGAAGTCCCTCCCATTACTTGGTGAAATTTAAGaggttggagagcaagatggaagaaaggaagagaaaatggaGGTGAAGTGGGAGGATATAAGGCAAATGTAACTAGGGGCCCAAGGAACACTACAATgacttaagtaatgcctacaataTACCACGCGAGGTACACCGATACCACCAACTTCACGACTAGTTATTTCGTAAGCTTAGCATACTAGCAAAAATAGATATAGagtaaaaccttcatttcatgctTTTCGTTATATTTATTGTTTACTGGACTTATAATTTGTGTTGcaagaaaacttgtttatctttaCATGCCCTTAGCTAAACTACAATTTGGGATGCctacaactgtgtgtgtgtgtgtgtgtgtgtgtgtgtgtgtgtgtgtgtgtgtgtgtgtgtgtgtgtgtgtgtgtgtgtgtgtgtgtgtgtgtggggtcatctatatttcaaaatttttaacaaTAGTACTGGTAAGCAAAATCTAAATGTCCATCACTTTCACTTGATTTTTTGAATGAAAATTAATCGATAGGGAAAACATTTACCCCCATCCTAAAAACTATTTGTTTTTTGGTATTCAAATCGTTGGGTAGGTCTGGATTTGCTTTTACCAGGCCTTTTTTAATGTCAAAAGCATCGCTTACACCCTCAAGAAGAAACACTGTACAGTAGCACTGACAATTGTCTCTCTTCCTCTTTACTTGAGAAGCCACTATAATCATTCGTTCCAAATTTGGAAGATACTGGAACTCTTtagctctattttttttctttcaatcattCCAAATCacaaaactggaattgaaaatacaAACTCCTTTGCCACAATACGTTATCCAGAAATTACATCTTGTAAGATCAGTCACTTGAAATAGTATTAATATCAAATTGAGTTGGCAATACGTTATCCAGAAATTACATCTTGTAAGATCAGTCACTTAAGTATCAGTAATATCAAATTAATTTTGCAATACGTTGTCCAGAAATTAGAAAGTGTTTGTCCAAATATTTATTATTGGAGCGCAGTCATGTTCAAGGTTGGAGCAAGACCAAAACAGATACATGACATGTATCAAAATCGACATTTTGTGGAACTAAAATCAAGAGGGGTTCTACACCAAGTGCTATAACTAATCCAGAATAGAATCAAGGGTTGGGGTGCAGATTACTAAAAGCTAACTAATAACAGCATAAGTTAGAGAGTTAACGAAAGCATGGCGAAAAGACAAACAAGACATGGGTGACAAAAACAATAAGTGATCTATGCTGAATGACACAACAGCTTTGtggcatataaaaaaaatcttccgaCTGTACATACACAGTAGTATATCGGAAGGACAAACAAGACACAGGGGACAAAAACAATAAGTGACCTATGCTGAATCACACGACAACTTTGTGGCATATACAAAAAAATCTTCCGACTGTACATACACAGTAGTATATCAACATCACATATGACAGATTAACAATGATTAATCCCAGTAGACAGACAATACAATCAACACTTTAATCATCACTAACATCACATTAATTCACATTGAAAATAGTCATGAAATTAACAAAAACACCCGCCAccaaaaattacacacaaagagtACTTACTGGATAGTCGACATACGAATCCAAAGGCATGAGAGTAAGTATGGCATCCAGCAAGGCTGGGATGCTTACACCATCTGCTCTGTATTCCTTGGGTCCTCCAGGCGAATTACAGATGGAGTGCGTTGGGAAATTGATGTCAGCAAGCACTGTTgaaggagaaattatttaatagatGGTGGGTTAAAAGCTAAATAGATACCAATAGCCtattgtctagggttagagttatcttgcttaagggtacaatcgggccaactattctatcctatttctcttcctcttcttttgttaaagtttttatactttatgtaggagatatttattctaatgttggtactgttcttaaaat
Coding sequences within:
- the LOC137616238 gene encoding fucose mutarotase-like — its product is MPLDSYVDYPVQLMDRTELDKIKNFPVPIWSKYREIVDKHHQLSAKFEMVERFEFYERSKKVYAIIHTGETAAYANILLKRGVC